Proteins encoded by one window of Anguilla rostrata isolate EN2019 chromosome 9, ASM1855537v3, whole genome shotgun sequence:
- the birc2 gene encoding baculoviral IAP repeat-containing protein 2 isoform X2 yields the protein MEILQNNAFFVGLCRNSTPANLQYDNSSELFRISTFAKFPTSVAVTERSLARAGFYYTGVGDRVQCFRCNVTAENWQSGECPTERHRQLSPTCTFIQSLPSTASLLSSSHSAFSPLRNVPVLPLSASVATTAPTAAVVTSAAVPPPGQQEEQVGYFNMGFTSLPPTSPLSSRGIEDMSHQRPPTCHNPSMRREQDRLESFQNWTQATITPAELAKAGFYYLGQGDRVACFTCGGHLSNWEPGDRAVSEHQRHYPNCRFVRGDRAENVSLNPGGLVNVSNPVMQQCEERLLTFVNWPSRIPVRPDQLAKAGFYYVGRNDDVKCFCCDGGLRCWESGDDPWVEHAKWFPRCEYLLQEKGQEFVHQIQARFPRLFEQLLTNGDSNAREFVDPPVVHLAPGEERSEDAVMMNTPVVTSALEMGFDRSLVKQTVQSKILTSGENYKTVQELVSDLLSAEDEKREEEKERFAEEMASDGFTFLKKHHIALTQRLKSVQSLMDHLLEQAVILQKEYDAIHSCTSVKQQTSQLIDLVLSKGNAAAEVFRNWIQKNDVYLLRELMDLPMEEQLRRLQEERTCKVCMDKEVNIVFIPCGHLVVCKECAPSLRKCPICRGLVKGTVRTFLS from the exons atggaaattttacaaaataatgctttttttgtggGCTTATGCCGTAACAGCACGCCTGCAAACCTACAGTATGACAACTCATCTGAGCTCTTTCGCATATCTACCTTTGCCAAGTTCCCAACAAGCGTGGCAGTGACTGAAAGGAGCCTAGCGCGGGCTGGTTTTTACTACACAGGGGTTGGGGACCGGGTCCAGTGCTTCCGCTGTAATGTGACTGCCGAGAACTGGCAGTCCGGCGAGTGCCCAACTGAGCGACACCGTCAGCTGTCCCCAACCTGCACCTTCATTCAAAGCCTGCCATCCACAGCCAGCCTTCTGTCCTCCTCCCATTCGGCCTTCTCGCCCCTCCGGAATGTTCCAGTCCTGCCACTTTCGGCCTCGGTTGCCACCACTGCGCCCACTGCAGCTGTCGTAACTTCCGCTGCAGTACCTCCCCCAGGCCAGCAAGAGGAGCAGGTGGGCTACTTCAACATGGGGTTCACCAGCCTGCCTCCGACCAGCCCGCTGAGCTCGCGTGGTATTGAGGACATGTCTCATCAGCGGCCACCTACCTGCCACAACCCTAGCATGCGGCGGGAGCAGGACCGCCTGGAAAGCTTCCAGAATTGGACACAGGCCACCATCACCCCAGCTGAGCTGGCCAAGGCAGGCTTCTACTACCTGGGGCAGGGTGACCGTGTGGCCTGCTTCACCTGTGGGGGCCATCTGAGCAACTGGGAGCCTGGCGATCGCGCTGTGTCTGAGCACCAGAGGCACTACCCCAACTGCCGCTTTGTCAGGGGTGATCGTGCGGAGAACGTGTCTCTGAACCCTGGTGGGCTGGTCAACGTGTCCAACCCAGTCATGCAGCAGTGTGAAGAGAGGCTGCTCACCTTTGTTAACTGGCCCTCCAGGATACCTGTGCGACCAGACCAGCTGGCCAAGGCAGGCTTCTACTATGTAG GGCGCAATGAtgatgtgaaatgtttttgctgCGATGGAGGACTCAGGTGCTGGGAGTCAGGTGATGATCCTTGGGTGGAACATGCCAAATGGTTTCCAAG gtGTGAGTACCTTTTGCAGGAAAAGGGACAAGAGTTTGTCCACCAAATTCAAGCCAGATTTCCCCGTTTGTTTGAGCAG CTGCTGACAAACGGGGACAGCAATGCACGGGAGTTTGTTGATCCACCAG TGGTGCACCTGGCGCCAGGTGAGGAGCGGTCAGAAGATGCTGTGATGATGAACACGCCTGTGGTCACGTCAGCCCTGGAGATGGGCTTTGACCGTAGCCTGGTCAAACAGACTGTGCAGAGCAAGATCCTCACCAGCGGCGAGAACTACAAGACTGTGCAGGAGCTGGTGTCTGACCTTCTGAGTGCTGAGGATGAGAAGCGtgaagaagagaaggagagattcGCAGAGGAAATGGCCTCGG aCGGGTTCACGTTCTTGAAGAAGCACCACATCGCCCTGACGCAGCGGCTGAAGAGTGTTCAGAGCCTGATGGATCACCTGCTGGAGCAGGCGGTCATCCTGCAGAAGGAGTATGACGCCATCCACAGCTGCACCTCCGTCAAGCAGCAGACCAGCCAGCTCATAGACCTGGTGCTGTCCAAGGGAAACGCGGCGGCCGAGGTCTTCCGCAACTGGATCCAAAAGAACGACGTATATCTCTTAAGAGAACTTATGG atcTGCCAATGGAGGAGCAGCTGAGGAgactgcaggaggagaggacaTGCAAAGTGTGCATGGACAAGGAGGTCAATATCGTCTTCATCCCCTGCGGCCACCTGGTGGTGTGCAAAGAGTGTGCCCCCTCTCTGCGCAAGTGCCCCATCTGCAGGGGCCTGGTGAAGGGGACTGTGCGCACCTTCCTCTCCTAA
- the birc2 gene encoding baculoviral IAP repeat-containing protein 2 isoform X1: protein MEILQNNAFFVGLCRNSTPANLQYDNSSELFRISTFAKFPTSVAVTERSLARAGFYYTGVGDRVQCFRCNVTAENWQSGECPTERHRQLSPTCTFIQSLPSTASLLSSSHSAFSPLRNVPVLPLSASVATTAPTAAVVTSAAVPPPGQQEEQVGYFNMGFTSLPPTSPLSSRGIEDMSHQRPPTCHNPSMRREQDRLESFQNWTQATITPAELAKAGFYYLGQGDRVACFTCGGHLSNWEPGDRAVSEHQRHYPNCRFVRGDRAENVSLNPGGLVNVSNPVMQQCEERLLTFVNWPSRIPVRPDQLAKAGFYYVGRNDDVKCFCCDGGLRCWESGDDPWVEHAKWFPRCEYLLQEKGQEFVHQIQARFPRLFEQLLTNGDSNAREFVDPPVVHLAPGEERSEDAVMMNTPVVTSALEMGFDRSLVKQTVQSKILTSGENYKTVQELVSDLLSAEDEKREEEKERFAEEMASDGFTFLKKHHIALTQRLKSVQSLMDHLLEQAVILQKEYDAIHSCTSVKQQTSQLIDLVLSKGNAAAEVFRNWIQKNDVYLLRELMAQSNEAASPSQDLSDLPMEEQLRRLQEERTCKVCMDKEVNIVFIPCGHLVVCKECAPSLRKCPICRGLVKGTVRTFLS from the exons atggaaattttacaaaataatgctttttttgtggGCTTATGCCGTAACAGCACGCCTGCAAACCTACAGTATGACAACTCATCTGAGCTCTTTCGCATATCTACCTTTGCCAAGTTCCCAACAAGCGTGGCAGTGACTGAAAGGAGCCTAGCGCGGGCTGGTTTTTACTACACAGGGGTTGGGGACCGGGTCCAGTGCTTCCGCTGTAATGTGACTGCCGAGAACTGGCAGTCCGGCGAGTGCCCAACTGAGCGACACCGTCAGCTGTCCCCAACCTGCACCTTCATTCAAAGCCTGCCATCCACAGCCAGCCTTCTGTCCTCCTCCCATTCGGCCTTCTCGCCCCTCCGGAATGTTCCAGTCCTGCCACTTTCGGCCTCGGTTGCCACCACTGCGCCCACTGCAGCTGTCGTAACTTCCGCTGCAGTACCTCCCCCAGGCCAGCAAGAGGAGCAGGTGGGCTACTTCAACATGGGGTTCACCAGCCTGCCTCCGACCAGCCCGCTGAGCTCGCGTGGTATTGAGGACATGTCTCATCAGCGGCCACCTACCTGCCACAACCCTAGCATGCGGCGGGAGCAGGACCGCCTGGAAAGCTTCCAGAATTGGACACAGGCCACCATCACCCCAGCTGAGCTGGCCAAGGCAGGCTTCTACTACCTGGGGCAGGGTGACCGTGTGGCCTGCTTCACCTGTGGGGGCCATCTGAGCAACTGGGAGCCTGGCGATCGCGCTGTGTCTGAGCACCAGAGGCACTACCCCAACTGCCGCTTTGTCAGGGGTGATCGTGCGGAGAACGTGTCTCTGAACCCTGGTGGGCTGGTCAACGTGTCCAACCCAGTCATGCAGCAGTGTGAAGAGAGGCTGCTCACCTTTGTTAACTGGCCCTCCAGGATACCTGTGCGACCAGACCAGCTGGCCAAGGCAGGCTTCTACTATGTAG GGCGCAATGAtgatgtgaaatgtttttgctgCGATGGAGGACTCAGGTGCTGGGAGTCAGGTGATGATCCTTGGGTGGAACATGCCAAATGGTTTCCAAG gtGTGAGTACCTTTTGCAGGAAAAGGGACAAGAGTTTGTCCACCAAATTCAAGCCAGATTTCCCCGTTTGTTTGAGCAG CTGCTGACAAACGGGGACAGCAATGCACGGGAGTTTGTTGATCCACCAG TGGTGCACCTGGCGCCAGGTGAGGAGCGGTCAGAAGATGCTGTGATGATGAACACGCCTGTGGTCACGTCAGCCCTGGAGATGGGCTTTGACCGTAGCCTGGTCAAACAGACTGTGCAGAGCAAGATCCTCACCAGCGGCGAGAACTACAAGACTGTGCAGGAGCTGGTGTCTGACCTTCTGAGTGCTGAGGATGAGAAGCGtgaagaagagaaggagagattcGCAGAGGAAATGGCCTCGG aCGGGTTCACGTTCTTGAAGAAGCACCACATCGCCCTGACGCAGCGGCTGAAGAGTGTTCAGAGCCTGATGGATCACCTGCTGGAGCAGGCGGTCATCCTGCAGAAGGAGTATGACGCCATCCACAGCTGCACCTCCGTCAAGCAGCAGACCAGCCAGCTCATAGACCTGGTGCTGTCCAAGGGAAACGCGGCGGCCGAGGTCTTCCGCAACTGGATCCAAAAGAACGACGTATATCTCTTAAGAGAACTTATGG CCCAGTCAAATGAAGCTGCATCACCGAGTCAAGATCTTTCAG atcTGCCAATGGAGGAGCAGCTGAGGAgactgcaggaggagaggacaTGCAAAGTGTGCATGGACAAGGAGGTCAATATCGTCTTCATCCCCTGCGGCCACCTGGTGGTGTGCAAAGAGTGTGCCCCCTCTCTGCGCAAGTGCCCCATCTGCAGGGGCCTGGTGAAGGGGACTGTGCGCACCTTCCTCTCCTAA